A window of the Lactuca sativa cultivar Salinas chromosome 7, Lsat_Salinas_v11, whole genome shotgun sequence genome harbors these coding sequences:
- the LOC111911278 gene encoding uncharacterized protein LOC111911278, which yields MSITNVNVESVSSCRAGSAPETPKNRVKFMCSHGGKFLPRPADGRIKYVGGETRLICVPRDITFPELMKKLTTMFNGDRMIFKYQFIPEDLDVLITVKSDEDIRHMIEECDKFSSPRLRAFLFSSNPNKIQSMDHNSFERSYINSINGIIIHPSPTYNTYNTFKPLPVYTTHTTVTISTTCSSSRAPPETTVTCSTTHPEVTVYHGKLSELPRNHSSPSLCDLSNHQNPVNHHHHPRQPPKPPLNRHPHMASTSENLGRMRSGSSSLGHL from the exons ATGTCGATCACAAACGTTAATGTCGAATCAGTATCGAGTTGCAGAGCGGGATCGGCGCCGGAGACTCCAAAAAACCGGGTGAAGTTTATGTGCAGTCATGGCGGCAAGTTCCTCCCTCGCCCCGCCGACGGCCGTATCAAGTACGTCGGCGGTGAAACCCGCCTCATCTGCGTTCCTCGCGACATTACGTTCCCCG AACTCATGAAGAAGCTTACTACCATGTTCAATGGTGATCGAATGATCTTCAAGTACCAGTTCATCCCAGAAGATCTTGATGTCTTGATAACAGTAAAATCCGATGAAGATATCCGCCACATGATTGAAGAATGTGATAAATTCTCATCACCAAGACTCCGAGCCTTCCTTTTCTCATCAAACCCCAACAAGATCCAATCCATGGATCACAACTCCTTTGAACGAAGCTACATAAACTCCATCAATGGCATCATCATCCACCCATCACCAACATACAATACTTACAACACCTTCAAACCACTCCCGGTTTACACAACCCACACAACCGTCACCATCTCCACCACCTGCTCCTCCTCACGAGCACCACCGGAGACCACCGTCACCTGTTCCACCACTCACCCTGAAGTTACTGTTTACCATGGTAAACTTAGTGAACTGCCCAGAAACCATAGCTCCCCTAGCTTGTGTGATCTAAGCAACCATCAGAATCCGgtgaaccaccaccaccatccccGCCAACCTCCAAAACCGCCGCTTAATCGTCACCCTCATATGGCTTCTACCTCTGAGAATCTTGGTAGGATGAGGTCGGGATCGTCGAGCTTGGGACATTTGTGA
- the LOC111911068 gene encoding phosphoribosylamine--glycine ligase translates to MACISHNLGASMKLGHLPVSNQRQFPNKISQLFFLQTNNLKSSKTFKSQNNSHRLNRFKSYTTIFNSISSDHLQERVTVLVIGGGGREHSLCYALKRSQSCDAVFCAPGNAGISNSGDATCIEDLDIFDSEAVIAFCRKWGVGLVVVGPEAPLVAGLTNDLLKAGIHAFGPSSEAAALEGSKNFMKTLCDKYEIPTAKYATFKDPVAAKTYIKEQGAPIVVKADGLAAGKGVIVAMTLHEAFEAVDSILVSGSFGEAGSSIIVEEFLEGEEASFFAIVDGENALPLESAQDHKRVGDADTGPNTGGMGAYCPAPVLTQELQSLVMDSIILPTVKGMSKEGCKFVGVLYAGLMIEKKSGLPKLIEYNVRFGDPECQVLMVRLESDLAQVLLAACKGELNTVSLEWAHGSAMVVVMASNGYPGSYVKGTKIRNLEDAEVAAPGVKIFHAGTGVDAEGDYVATGGRVLGVTAKGKDLEEARERAYRAVEEIKWEGGFYRKDIGWRALPLKQLSSK, encoded by the exons ATGGCCTGCATTTCACATAATCTCGGAGCTTCAATGAAGTTAGGTCATCTTCCTGTATCAAATCAAAGACAGTTTCCAAACAAAATTTCCCAACTCTTCTTCCTACAAACCAACAATTTGAAATCTTCAAAAACTTTTAAATCCCAAAACAATTCCCACCGTTTAAACCGCTTCAAATCCTACACCACCATTTTCAACAGCATTTCTTCAGATCATCTACAAGAAAGAGTGACTGTATTAGTGATTGGTGGTGGAGGAAGAGAACACTCACTTTGTTACGCCTTGAAACGCTCTCAATCCTGTGATGCTGTCTTCTGTGCTCCTGGAAACGCTGGCATTTCAAACTCAGGGGATGCCACGTGTATTGAAGATCTTGATATCTTCGATAGTGAAGCTGTAATAGCTTTTTGTAGAAAATGGGGTGTTGGACTTGTGGTAGTGGGTCCCGAAGCTCCTTTAGTTGCAGGTCTTACCAATGACCTTCTTAAAGCTGGCATACACGCTTTTGGCCCTTCATCAGAAGCCGCTGCTTTGGAAGGCTCCAAAAATTTCATGAagactttatgtgataaataCGAAATTCCAACCGCCAAG TATGCAACATTTAAGGACCCAGTAGCTGCAAAAACATACATAAAAGAACAAGGAGCTCCAATTGTAGTGAAAGCAGATGGGCTAGCAGCAGGGAAAGGAGTGATTGTAGCCATGACACTACACGAAGCATTTGAAGCAGTGGACTCCATTCTTGTTTCAGGTTCATTTGGGGAAGCTGGTTCTTCCATAATTGTGGAAGAGTTTCTAGAAGGTGAAGAAGCATCTTTTTTTGCCATTGTTGATGGTGAAAACGCCTTACCTTTAGAATCCGCCCAAGATCATAAACGGGTCGGTGATGCGGACACGGGTCCAAACACGGGTGGCATGGGCGCGTATTGTCCTGCACCCGTTTTGACTCAAGAACTCCAATCTTTGGTTATGGACTCCATCATTCTTCCTACTGTTAAAGGGATGTCAAAAGAAGGGTGTAAGTTTGTTGGTGTTCTTTATGCGGGACTCATGATTGAAAAAAAATCCGGATTACCGAAACTGATTGAGTATAACGTCCGATTTGGAGATCCTGAATGCCAG GTGTTGATGGTTCGTTTGGAGTCGGATTTAGCGCAAGTTTTGCTGGCAGCGTGTAAAGGGGAACTAAACACGGTGAGTTTGGAGTGGGCCCACGGGTCAgccatggtggtggtgatggccaGCAATGGATACCCTGGAAGCTATGTGAAGGGGACCAAGATTCGGAATCTTGAAGATGCTGAGGTGGCGGCTCCTGGCGTTAAGATATTTCATGCGGGGACAGGTGTCGATGCGGAGGGGGATTACGTGGCGACAGGTGGCAGGGTTTTGGGTGTGACTGCGAAAGGGAAAGATCTTGAAGAAGCAAGAGAGAGAGCTTATCGAGCTGTTGAAGAGATTAAATGGGAAGGAGGGTTTTATAGAAAAGATATTGGGTGGAGAGCACTTCCTTTGAAACAACTTTCTTCAAAATAA
- the LOC128127179 gene encoding uncharacterized protein LOC128127179: MTNFYGENSNEGNEFFMGMSPFFTERVFDSLNELMGWVQNKAFSLGYVIVRRRSKKNENGVVSYVTLICDCGGEYKIKATSKNPSTKKINCPFKLVGSYIKQFDGWTLRVKCDQHNHPPAQHMEGHAYARRLKENEKKLVADLTSQNVEPRNILSILKEHDENNVSILKTIYNAQYKLRSSQNDGKTPMQV, from the exons ATGACGAATTTTTACGGGGAAAACTCAAATGAAGGCAACGAGTTTTTTATGGGGATGTCACCATTTTTTACCGAACGG GTGTTCGATTCTCTAAATGAGTTGATGGGATGGGTACAAAACAAAGCATTTTCTCTTGGTTATGTTATCGTTAGAAGAAGatcaaagaaaaatgaaaatggTGTGGTGTCTTATGTCACACTTATTTGTGATTGTGGTGGTGAATACAAAATTAAAGCAACAAGTAAAAATCCCAGCACCAAAAAAATCAATTGTCCATTTAAATTGGTTGGTTCGTATATAAAACAATTTGATGGTTGGACATTAAGGGTGAAATGTGATCAACATAACCATCCACCTGCACAACATATGGAAGGACATGCTTATGCTAGGCGGTTGAAAGAAAACGAAAAAAAGTTGGTGGCTGACTTGACAAGTCAGAATGTTGAACCACGCAACATACTCTCGATACTAAAAGAGCATGATGAGAATAATGTTTCTATACTCAAAACCATATACAATGCACAGTACAAGCTTCGCTCGTCCCAAAATGATGGAAAAACTCCGATGCAGGTATAA